The following proteins are encoded in a genomic region of Vibrio taketomensis:
- the hpfG gene encoding (2S)-3-sulfopropanediol dehydratase encodes MENFQADKESLFELKTTAHTDAIGTEAVDKVYGLGYEVGHADWSPFPRVNRLRQTFLDRPYDIDVERLRLVTEAYRDNDAMPRILQCAIAFENILLNSTLNIYDEDLILGEIAAPAKASPIYPEFSVDWIIDEILNSPFEERSNDQFYIRNEQDRAEILELCAYWKGKSANEFITAHLDDDQKKGSHMGEKVFQTNNYHFAGIGHFAMDFNKLMTLGYGGVLLQAQEAFAKLSKQDPDYCDKRDYYKATIIALEAAIKYITRYALLAEDMAFNESDEKRKNELQAMSANCYQIAGGVPQTFWQAAQLFNFAVTMTQIEGNGHSISYGRMDQWMLPFYTKDVQENGVSKEFVLEVLEVLYVKMNNPTKLKDKGTVKVRNGRGFGGESLTIGGVDIHGNDATNDLTMLMLEASAHTRMMNPWVCVRLHDKTPIELKLKTIECVRAGYGHPKLFNDGPAIKAMLGKGVTQEEARDYAVVGCVEPTIPGKEHGWLDAGYVNTVKMMEMVINGGRILSGPNAGMQLGPDTGSLETYQSFEEVLESVDKQFAYWCDQLCSCLNVTDKMHRMIKPTPYISAFFEGCIESGKDMTYGGAKYNGTAPQAAGIATCADSLATIKKLMFDDKKYTGKQLLDAVKENWDGHQKLYALVNSSKIPHYGNDIDEADELFSFMFECYCRHIKGRENPRGGKFSPGVYTVNANVGMGLYTNASLDGRKNGEPISDNMGPVHTAGGSHDISGPTAVINSVTKVDHSLATNGTLLNLRFPEDAVSGVEGRDILLSFVDEYIGKQGMHVQFNIMSSEKMRAAQKNPELYKDMLVRVAGYSAYFVELGKPLQDDLIQRTELRF; translated from the coding sequence ATGGAAAACTTCCAAGCAGACAAAGAGAGCTTGTTTGAGCTAAAAACGACAGCGCACACCGATGCGATTGGTACTGAAGCCGTAGATAAGGTGTACGGCCTTGGTTATGAAGTAGGTCATGCTGATTGGTCTCCGTTCCCGCGTGTTAACCGCCTACGTCAAACATTTTTAGATAGACCATACGACATTGACGTAGAGAGATTACGTTTAGTCACCGAGGCATACCGTGATAACGATGCGATGCCGCGTATTCTTCAGTGTGCGATTGCGTTTGAAAACATCCTGCTTAACTCGACGTTAAACATCTATGATGAAGATTTGATTCTGGGTGAGATTGCCGCACCGGCAAAAGCATCACCGATTTACCCTGAGTTTTCAGTGGATTGGATCATCGATGAGATTCTTAACTCGCCGTTTGAAGAGCGTTCTAACGATCAGTTTTATATTCGTAATGAGCAAGATCGCGCAGAAATTTTAGAGTTATGTGCTTACTGGAAAGGTAAGAGTGCCAACGAGTTCATTACTGCGCATCTTGATGATGATCAGAAGAAAGGCTCTCACATGGGTGAGAAAGTCTTTCAGACCAATAACTACCACTTCGCGGGTATCGGTCACTTCGCGATGGACTTTAACAAACTGATGACTTTGGGCTACGGCGGCGTATTGCTCCAAGCGCAAGAAGCGTTCGCCAAGCTTTCAAAACAAGATCCAGATTACTGTGATAAGCGCGATTACTACAAAGCGACCATTATTGCATTAGAAGCGGCAATCAAATACATCACTCGTTATGCGCTGCTTGCTGAAGATATGGCGTTTAATGAAAGCGATGAAAAGCGTAAGAACGAGCTGCAAGCGATGTCAGCCAACTGTTACCAAATTGCGGGTGGTGTGCCCCAAACATTCTGGCAAGCTGCCCAGCTCTTCAACTTTGCGGTCACCATGACGCAAATTGAAGGCAATGGTCACTCGATTTCTTACGGTCGTATGGACCAATGGATGCTGCCGTTCTACACCAAAGATGTGCAAGAGAATGGCGTATCAAAAGAGTTTGTTCTAGAAGTACTTGAAGTGCTTTACGTGAAAATGAACAACCCAACCAAGCTTAAAGACAAAGGCACGGTAAAAGTACGTAACGGTCGCGGTTTTGGTGGTGAGAGCTTAACGATTGGTGGTGTGGATATTCACGGTAACGATGCGACCAACGATCTGACTATGTTGATGCTGGAAGCGTCAGCACATACTCGCATGATGAACCCTTGGGTGTGTGTGCGTCTGCATGACAAAACGCCAATTGAGCTAAAACTAAAAACTATTGAATGTGTACGCGCAGGTTACGGCCACCCGAAACTATTTAACGATGGCCCAGCGATTAAAGCGATGTTGGGTAAAGGCGTGACTCAGGAAGAAGCGCGTGATTACGCGGTAGTGGGCTGCGTTGAACCAACTATTCCTGGTAAAGAGCACGGCTGGTTAGATGCGGGTTACGTGAATACGGTTAAGATGATGGAAATGGTGATCAACGGTGGTCGCATTCTATCTGGCCCGAATGCGGGCATGCAACTTGGCCCTGATACCGGTAGTCTTGAAACGTACCAATCGTTTGAAGAAGTGCTTGAGAGTGTTGATAAGCAGTTTGCTTATTGGTGTGATCAGTTGTGCAGTTGCTTGAACGTAACTGACAAAATGCACCGCATGATCAAACCAACGCCATATATTTCTGCGTTCTTTGAAGGCTGTATTGAATCCGGTAAAGATATGACTTACGGCGGCGCAAAATACAATGGTACCGCGCCGCAAGCAGCAGGTATTGCAACTTGTGCTGACTCATTAGCGACGATCAAGAAGCTGATGTTTGATGACAAAAAATACACGGGTAAACAGTTACTTGATGCCGTAAAAGAGAACTGGGATGGTCATCAGAAGCTCTACGCTTTGGTGAATAGCTCGAAGATCCCGCATTACGGTAACGATATCGATGAAGCAGATGAGCTGTTCTCATTCATGTTTGAATGTTACTGCCGTCATATTAAAGGACGTGAAAACCCGCGTGGCGGCAAATTTAGCCCGGGTGTTTACACTGTAAACGCGAACGTGGGTATGGGCTTATACACCAACGCATCACTCGATGGCCGTAAGAACGGTGAGCCAATTTCTGACAACATGGGGCCAGTGCATACGGCAGGTGGTTCACACGATATTAGCGGCCCAACGGCGGTGATTAACTCGGTAACCAAAGTTGACCATAGCTTGGCGACTAACGGTACGCTGCTTAACTTACGCTTCCCTGAAGATGCGGTATCTGGCGTAGAAGGTCGTGATATTTTGCTGAGCTTTGTTGATGAGTACATTGGTAAGCAAGGTATGCACGTGCAATTCAACATTATGAGCTCAGAGAAAATGCGCGCTGCGCAGAAAAATCCTGAGCTATACAAAGACATGTTGGTGCGTGTCGCCGGTTACAGCGCTTACTTCGTTGAACTGGGTAAACCATTGCAAGATGATTTGATTCAACGTACTGAACTTAGGTTTTAA
- the yihU gene encoding sulfolactaldehyde 3-reductase — MSTIGFIGLGQMGTPMALNLIKGGHTLKVFDINQAAVQQLVEQGATAATSPAEAALDAEFVVTMLPNGTLVKNVLLGENGVTTTLDKNALLIDMSTIHPLETDSLIKQMSELGFSMMEAPVGRTSEHAVRGELLIMAGGTKEQVERAAPLFDCMGNETVDCGGAGKGIRVKIINNYMSIALNALSAEAATLSEAIGLDWETSMKVMSGTPAGKGHFTTTWPGKVLAGDLSPVFMVDLAHKDLGIALDLANQVNVPMPCGAAAREMYNLTRAAGRGRQDWTAVLEQLRVSSGLEPKVK; from the coding sequence ATGTCTACGATTGGTTTTATCGGTTTAGGTCAAATGGGCACGCCAATGGCGCTAAATCTAATCAAAGGTGGTCACACTCTTAAAGTTTTCGATATCAATCAAGCTGCGGTTCAACAACTGGTTGAGCAAGGCGCAACAGCGGCAACATCACCAGCTGAAGCGGCACTAGACGCTGAGTTTGTTGTAACGATGCTGCCAAACGGCACACTGGTTAAAAACGTTCTTCTGGGTGAGAACGGCGTAACAACGACGTTAGACAAAAACGCGCTTCTAATTGATATGTCAACTATCCACCCGCTTGAAACAGATAGCCTAATCAAACAAATGTCTGAGCTAGGTTTTTCAATGATGGAAGCGCCAGTTGGCCGTACTTCTGAGCATGCTGTCCGCGGTGAACTTCTTATTATGGCTGGCGGTACGAAAGAGCAAGTTGAACGTGCTGCGCCACTATTTGATTGCATGGGTAACGAGACTGTTGACTGTGGCGGTGCGGGTAAAGGTATTCGCGTTAAGATCATCAACAACTACATGAGTATCGCACTAAACGCATTGTCTGCAGAAGCGGCAACCCTGTCTGAAGCTATCGGTCTAGATTGGGAAACATCAATGAAAGTGATGAGTGGCACCCCTGCAGGTAAAGGTCACTTCACAACAACATGGCCTGGCAAAGTGCTAGCTGGCGATTTATCTCCAGTATTCATGGTTGACCTTGCACATAAAGATCTAGGTATCGCACTCGACCTTGCAAACCAAGTTAACGTTCCAATGCCATGTGGTGCAGCTGCGCGTGAAATGTACAACCTTACTCGTGCAGCAGGCCGCGGCCGTCAAGACTGGACAGCAGTACTTGAGCAGTTACGCGTGAGCTCAGGTTTAGAGCCAAAAGTTAAGTAA
- a CDS encoding phospholipase A, translated as MMRLNVGWVVPILPVVFLSTSHAEESRFSANRDNYLLPVYHESKVNQARYEPLNPNGHAAKDTFVQFQLSVKYKLLTWDEHGLFVGYTQRSNWEAYDDSAYFRDHEYNPELFYQLVYDIWQVSLGFEHQSNGAGGDEEVSWNRAYADAKWQFDQGFLRFKPWVNVGSKKYNPDIVDFLGYGEVELGWQPSSNQEIKLTIANLFTEDWEKGFYRVSWRFPLYQGLNGYVKAETGYGLTISNYNFDESALGAGFAFNF; from the coding sequence ATGATGAGGTTAAACGTTGGATGGGTAGTGCCGATATTACCTGTGGTGTTCCTCTCTACCTCCCATGCAGAAGAGAGTCGTTTTTCTGCCAATAGAGATAATTATTTATTGCCGGTTTACCACGAAAGCAAAGTAAATCAAGCCCGCTATGAACCGCTCAACCCAAATGGGCACGCAGCAAAAGATACCTTTGTTCAATTTCAATTAAGTGTGAAATACAAGCTGCTAACATGGGATGAACACGGTCTATTTGTTGGCTATACGCAGCGTTCAAACTGGGAAGCGTATGACGATTCCGCCTACTTTCGAGATCATGAGTACAATCCCGAACTCTTCTATCAATTGGTGTATGACATTTGGCAAGTCTCACTGGGCTTTGAACACCAATCTAATGGTGCGGGTGGCGATGAAGAGGTCAGTTGGAACCGAGCCTATGCCGATGCGAAGTGGCAATTTGATCAAGGCTTTTTACGCTTTAAGCCTTGGGTCAATGTGGGTAGCAAAAAATATAACCCAGATATTGTCGATTTCTTAGGGTATGGGGAGGTTGAACTCGGTTGGCAGCCATCTTCTAATCAGGAAATTAAGCTGACCATTGCCAACTTATTTACCGAAGACTGGGAGAAGGGGTTTTACCGTGTGTCGTGGCGTTTTCCGCTTTATCAAGGTTTGAATGGCTATGTCAAAGCTGAAACGGGTTACGGTTTAACGATCTCCAACTACAATTTTGATGAGAGTGCTTTAGGGGCAGGGTTTGCCTTCAATTTCTAA
- the dctP gene encoding TRAP transporter substrate-binding protein DctP, translating into MKKTLLALMTTAGLFASAAATAAVEFNVVHLTSPESYNHQSLLVFKNHLETRSNGELKVNIYGSGQLCGSGKECIAGIQAGMFDYFPTTVSEIAYYWNPAESFDLPYLLPNDRVAECVYGNDQFMSEVRDNVLKKAPNVRLMMVANSGGWRNFATNNKEIRTPADVAGLKIRTVPAKIQQDLVRELKGAPTPVAFPEVYTALSTGVVEGTKNGIVDIIQSRLHESLDYLTLDGHGYMGGAWVMSDAKFNSLSPELKRIVLDAIKGQQQYLNAYPKHNEYASYETFKASNGKIYNPTEKEKEAFIQATQPVIDDWAANANAEGKQWLERFNNEIKSCEAQIEASYKLTM; encoded by the coding sequence ATGAAAAAGACACTATTAGCTCTAATGACCACGGCAGGTCTATTCGCAAGTGCAGCAGCAACCGCTGCGGTTGAATTCAACGTTGTGCACTTGACGTCTCCAGAGAGCTATAACCACCAGTCTCTACTTGTTTTCAAGAACCACTTAGAAACGCGTTCTAACGGCGAGCTAAAAGTAAACATCTACGGTTCAGGTCAGCTATGTGGTTCAGGTAAAGAATGTATTGCCGGAATCCAAGCGGGTATGTTTGATTACTTCCCAACGACGGTTTCGGAAATTGCTTACTACTGGAACCCAGCAGAGTCATTTGACCTACCATACCTACTGCCAAATGACCGTGTAGCTGAGTGTGTATACGGTAACGATCAGTTCATGTCTGAAGTGCGTGATAACGTACTGAAGAAAGCTCCAAACGTACGTTTGATGATGGTTGCGAACTCTGGTGGCTGGCGTAACTTTGCGACTAACAATAAAGAAATCCGTACTCCAGCAGACGTAGCGGGATTAAAAATCCGTACTGTACCAGCGAAAATTCAGCAAGATCTTGTTCGTGAGCTAAAAGGCGCACCAACACCGGTGGCATTCCCTGAAGTTTACACCGCGCTTTCAACGGGCGTAGTAGAAGGCACTAAGAACGGTATCGTCGATATCATTCAAAGCCGTCTACACGAAAGCTTGGATTACCTAACGCTTGATGGCCACGGTTACATGGGTGGCGCTTGGGTAATGTCTGATGCGAAATTCAATTCGCTATCTCCAGAGCTAAAACGCATCGTTCTTGACGCAATCAAAGGTCAGCAGCAATACCTAAACGCTTACCCTAAACATAACGAATACGCGTCTTACGAAACGTTCAAAGCGTCTAACGGTAAGATTTACAACCCAACTGAAAAAGAAAAAGAAGCGTTCATTCAAGCAACGCAACCGGTTATCGATGACTGGGCTGCAAATGCGAATGCGGAAGGCAAGCAGTGGTTGGAGCGTTTCAACAACGAAATCAAATCTTGTGAAGCTCAAATCGAAGCTTCTTACAAGCTAACCATGTAA
- a CDS encoding PTS transporter subunit EIIB produces the protein MINDKGNLQAKAQKILKAMGGVENIVAGKIDNCATRLRIQVKDLEIVNEGLLRRQGALGFIRLPENQIQVVFFDVHNLAEEIRTQAAN, from the coding sequence ATGATCAACGATAAAGGCAATTTACAAGCTAAAGCTCAAAAAATCCTTAAAGCGATGGGCGGTGTAGAGAACATCGTAGCGGGCAAAATCGACAACTGCGCAACTCGTCTACGTATCCAAGTTAAAGATTTAGAAATCGTTAATGAAGGCTTACTACGTCGTCAAGGTGCACTAGGTTTTATTCGCTTGCCGGAAAACCAAATTCAAGTGGTTTTCTTTGATGTGCATAACCTAGCTGAAGAAATACGAACTCAAGCAGCAAACTGA
- the hpfH gene encoding (2S)-3-sulfopropanediol dehydratase activating enzyme, translating into MRTEIFLKGCPLRCDWCGNPESFKRRIEVGVYHNKCISTEHCGSCLEICPDNKMLIYSDSMLKSIDRHQCTGCLSCVEECPSEAIKQWGEYMSVEACMELIRKDRGFYDRSGGGVTVSGGEPLLQSDFVYELFKACKQEGIHTCLESSFYANWNRIEKVLPYTDLFISDLKLMDSETHKRYTGVDNRKIHKNIKSLTELGKELILRIPVIPSINDNQENISATADFIQNELNGRVNVLQLLSFMRLGEEKYQSLGLPYKMQDLKFDRHEFQKQVSDIAEYFNQRGINCCVGTKEHDAA; encoded by the coding sequence ATTCGCACAGAAATCTTTCTCAAAGGGTGCCCGCTGCGCTGTGATTGGTGCGGAAACCCTGAGAGTTTTAAGCGTCGAATAGAGGTTGGGGTTTACCACAATAAATGTATCTCCACCGAGCATTGTGGTTCTTGTTTGGAGATTTGCCCGGACAACAAGATGTTGATTTACTCTGATTCGATGCTTAAGAGTATCGACCGTCATCAATGTACGGGCTGCTTGAGTTGTGTCGAAGAGTGTCCTTCAGAAGCGATCAAGCAATGGGGCGAGTATATGTCGGTTGAAGCCTGCATGGAGCTGATTCGCAAAGACCGAGGATTTTATGACCGCTCGGGTGGCGGCGTGACGGTATCGGGTGGTGAGCCATTGCTGCAAAGCGATTTTGTTTATGAGCTATTTAAAGCCTGTAAACAAGAGGGGATCCACACATGTCTCGAATCAAGCTTTTACGCAAACTGGAACCGGATAGAAAAGGTATTGCCTTACACTGATCTGTTTATCTCTGATCTCAAGTTAATGGATAGTGAGACTCATAAGCGTTATACCGGAGTGGATAATCGTAAGATTCACAAAAATATTAAATCGCTGACTGAGCTTGGCAAAGAGCTGATTTTACGTATTCCGGTGATTCCGAGTATCAATGATAATCAAGAGAACATCAGCGCGACCGCTGATTTCATTCAAAATGAGCTCAACGGGCGAGTCAATGTGCTGCAGCTGCTGAGTTTTATGCGCTTAGGCGAAGAAAAATACCAGTCGCTAGGTTTGCCATACAAAATGCAAGACCTGAAATTTGATCGTCATGAGTTCCAAAAGCAGGTGAGTGATATTGCCGAGTACTTCAACCAGCGTGGTATTAATTGCTGTGTTGGCACTAAAGAGCATGACGCCGCTTAG
- a CDS encoding DUF417 family protein: protein MHAVENDVRRDDTRRDNIGYLIGVFGVSLVLAWIGIYKFTPTEAKLIQPLVENHFAMGWLYNLISVQAVSNLIGATEIIVAIGLIIGIKYTKIAYFSGIAAALIFVVTLSFLLTTPNTWKVSDGVLVTNFFLVKDILFLAIAVSVIERNKPSRQ, encoded by the coding sequence ATGCATGCTGTAGAAAACGACGTTAGAAGAGACGACACTAGAAGAGACAACATCGGATACCTAATCGGTGTTTTTGGCGTTTCACTGGTTCTCGCTTGGATTGGAATTTACAAATTCACACCGACTGAAGCTAAACTCATTCAGCCGCTGGTTGAAAATCATTTCGCCATGGGGTGGTTGTATAACCTCATCTCCGTTCAAGCCGTATCCAATCTTATTGGAGCCACTGAAATCATTGTTGCTATTGGTCTTATTATTGGTATCAAGTACACCAAAATAGCCTATTTCTCTGGTATTGCGGCCGCACTTATCTTTGTCGTTACCTTAAGCTTTCTTCTGACAACGCCAAACACGTGGAAGGTCTCCGACGGCGTATTAGTGACCAATTTTTTCTTAGTGAAGGACATTCTATTTCTAGCAATAGCGGTGAGCGTTATCGAACGAAATAAACCTAGTAGACAATAA
- a CDS encoding sulfite exporter TauE/SafE family protein, whose translation MDTTIILISLIIALAGFTQGLTGFGSALVSVPLLSLIVGAQTAVPIAGIFGWLVTLPIVWKMRHSIQRQTGLILFAGSVPASFVGAKLLASMPSQYILLTMGAVLIISSIHSLRATKPLFKEASMPLTIGAGFTSGVLGASVGESGPPVIAYTSMQPWTADQTKSTLAFFFMLQMIGANVSFWNEGLITDEVVSHVISALPAFAIGLAGGMIGYHFLQKYKIDYHKIVHSFLLVMGFMLVFKNVSF comes from the coding sequence ATGGACACCACGATAATTCTCATCTCGTTGATCATAGCTCTGGCAGGCTTTACACAAGGTCTTACTGGGTTTGGGTCTGCACTTGTTTCCGTTCCCCTACTTTCTCTGATCGTAGGTGCACAAACGGCAGTGCCAATTGCGGGTATTTTTGGCTGGTTGGTAACACTACCAATCGTGTGGAAAATGCGACATTCAATTCAACGTCAAACCGGTTTGATCCTGTTTGCGGGTTCTGTACCAGCCTCTTTTGTTGGGGCAAAACTATTGGCAAGCATGCCGTCTCAATACATTTTGTTGACGATGGGTGCGGTGCTCATTATCTCAAGCATTCACTCGTTACGTGCAACTAAGCCTTTGTTTAAAGAGGCTTCTATGCCACTAACGATCGGTGCTGGTTTTACCTCAGGCGTACTTGGAGCAAGTGTTGGTGAGTCAGGTCCACCAGTTATTGCTTACACATCAATGCAGCCTTGGACAGCGGACCAAACCAAATCAACGTTAGCGTTCTTCTTTATGCTACAAATGATTGGTGCCAACGTAAGCTTCTGGAATGAAGGCTTGATTACAGACGAAGTTGTTTCACACGTGATCTCTGCTCTACCTGCTTTCGCAATTGGTTTGGCAGGCGGTATGATCGGTTACCACTTCCTACAGAAGTACAAGATCGACTACCACAAGATTGTGCATAGCTTCCTACTCGTCATGGGCTTTATGCTTGTGTTCAAAAATGTAAGTTTTTAG
- a CDS encoding TRAP transporter small permease, producing the protein MLRTLEKALNTVTTPVAKVLRHVAGILLLVMTTMVVAQVLFRYVFNVPLSWTDEAARFLMIYMTYLCLPFVYLADKNIAMTFVTEIVEKKAPRLFSLFGLIGHISAIIVFAVWIKFGWNFYNTGSVMADSLPIPMYVIYIIPPVMMAVTMVYALQKSIQCIRGTLGDFTDVSQSQATVALYEQSAIQDTSSEAADKDAQIEPAVASLEGVK; encoded by the coding sequence ATGCTACGTACCCTAGAAAAAGCATTGAATACAGTAACTACCCCCGTCGCGAAAGTACTGCGCCATGTCGCAGGTATTTTGCTTCTCGTGATGACAACGATGGTTGTTGCTCAAGTACTCTTCCGTTACGTGTTTAACGTGCCTTTAAGCTGGACAGACGAAGCGGCGCGCTTCTTGATGATCTACATGACTTATCTATGTCTTCCATTTGTGTACTTGGCTGACAAAAACATTGCGATGACGTTCGTGACTGAAATTGTAGAGAAGAAAGCACCTCGCTTGTTCTCACTATTCGGTCTAATTGGTCATATCTCGGCAATCATCGTATTTGCTGTTTGGATTAAGTTTGGCTGGAACTTCTACAACACCGGTTCTGTAATGGCTGACAGTCTGCCAATTCCAATGTACGTAATCTACATCATTCCACCTGTAATGATGGCAGTCACCATGGTTTATGCGCTACAGAAAAGCATTCAATGCATTCGTGGCACGCTAGGCGACTTTACTGACGTTTCTCAATCTCAAGCGACGGTTGCACTTTATGAGCAATCAGCAATTCAAGATACAAGTTCTGAAGCGGCTGACAAAGACGCGCAAATTGAACCTGCAGTAGCATCTTTAGAGGGCGTTAAATAA
- a CDS encoding class II fructose-bisphosphate aldolase, with protein MPYVSGNTMINEAWKNGYAIGAFTAHNLETIKAVLLAAQEEQSPIMIQIGQKAINEMGMKPLRNAIDSLIEYHQITVPVCVHLDHSRKFEQCMEAATCDFQSLMFDGSALDFEENVRITKAVVDVANALGLGAEGEIGKIGGTEDDITVDEKDAMITTVDEALDFSERTGVHYLAVSIGTAHGVYKTTPQLKFDRLSEIKEAVKKPIVLHGGSGVPDDQVIEAVKRGVAKINVDTELRQGFIDGVQAHWQANAKDYVLADVMNTGIASMKEVVRHKIRLFGSNGKA; from the coding sequence ATGCCTTACGTATCTGGTAACACAATGATTAATGAAGCGTGGAAAAACGGCTATGCAATCGGCGCTTTCACTGCTCACAACCTAGAAACGATTAAAGCAGTTCTACTTGCCGCTCAAGAAGAGCAATCACCAATCATGATTCAAATCGGTCAAAAAGCAATTAACGAAATGGGCATGAAGCCACTTCGCAACGCGATTGATTCATTGATTGAATACCACCAAATCACGGTACCAGTGTGTGTTCACCTAGACCACAGCCGCAAGTTTGAGCAATGCATGGAAGCGGCAACATGTGATTTCCAATCACTTATGTTTGATGGTTCTGCACTTGATTTCGAAGAGAACGTACGCATCACTAAAGCCGTTGTAGACGTAGCGAATGCGCTAGGCCTAGGTGCTGAAGGTGAGATCGGTAAGATCGGCGGCACAGAAGATGACATCACTGTTGATGAGAAAGACGCAATGATCACAACAGTAGACGAAGCACTAGATTTCTCTGAGCGCACTGGCGTTCACTACCTAGCTGTTTCAATCGGTACTGCTCACGGTGTTTACAAAACAACACCGCAATTGAAATTTGACCGTCTGTCAGAAATCAAAGAAGCAGTGAAAAAACCTATCGTTCTTCACGGTGGTTCAGGTGTTCCAGATGACCAAGTTATCGAAGCTGTGAAACGCGGCGTAGCGAAAATCAACGTTGACACTGAACTGCGTCAAGGCTTCATCGATGGTGTTCAAGCGCACTGGCAAGCAAACGCAAAAGACTACGTACTTGCAGACGTAATGAACACTGGTATCGCTTCGATGAAAGAAGTGGTTCGCCACAAGATTCGCCTGTTTGGTTCAAACGGCAAAGCATAA
- a CDS encoding TRAP transporter large permease encodes MVSPIFLIYFLVLLIVGVPVLFTLGLSPMITLFQNDQMLFANMLYQRLYSGLDSFLLLALPFFMLAGECMTAGGITPRIIAFAQTMVQHLRGGLGHVVILAATIFGALTGSAVAATSAIGGMLIPEMQKYKYDTGYSAALTAAATVLGNIIPPSGIMLIYAFVMNTSVAAMFLAGVTPGIILCIGLMIMNRFQIAKYPQVQPMERAPAMERRQAFRLAIVPLMTPVIILGGIYGGIFTPTEAAAVAVAYAIVVSLYIIKATNVKATYALFAKVAVNAASILIIVAAASGFASLISLSGVSTMVADFMAGITSNPYLLFAIINVLLFIIGMFLDAGPAILIFAPIFAPIMTAAGIDPVHFGVVMCANLSIGLATPPMGLVLFVASGVSKISVSEISKKIIPFLIVEMAIIFLISFFPSLVIGLPKLAGIM; translated from the coding sequence ATGGTTTCTCCAATCTTTCTAATTTATTTCTTAGTACTGCTTATTGTCGGCGTACCAGTACTATTCACATTGGGCTTATCTCCAATGATCACGCTGTTCCAAAACGACCAAATGTTGTTTGCGAACATGCTGTACCAACGTCTTTACTCTGGTCTAGATAGCTTCCTGCTGCTTGCTCTGCCATTCTTCATGTTAGCGGGTGAGTGTATGACAGCGGGTGGTATCACACCACGTATCATCGCGTTTGCTCAAACCATGGTACAGCATCTGCGCGGTGGTTTAGGTCACGTAGTTATCCTTGCGGCGACAATCTTTGGCGCACTAACAGGCTCAGCAGTAGCGGCAACATCAGCGATCGGCGGCATGCTTATCCCTGAGATGCAAAAGTACAAATACGATACCGGTTATTCAGCAGCACTGACAGCGGCGGCGACTGTACTTGGTAACATCATTCCACCATCAGGCATCATGTTGATCTACGCGTTCGTAATGAACACGTCAGTCGCTGCGATGTTCTTGGCAGGTGTGACTCCAGGCATCATTCTATGTATCGGTCTGATGATCATGAACCGTTTCCAAATCGCTAAGTACCCTCAAGTACAGCCAATGGAACGTGCGCCAGCAATGGAACGTCGTCAAGCATTCCGTCTTGCTATCGTACCATTAATGACGCCAGTAATTATTCTAGGTGGTATTTACGGCGGTATCTTCACACCAACAGAAGCAGCAGCGGTAGCAGTAGCATACGCAATCGTCGTTTCGCTATACATCATCAAAGCAACTAACGTTAAAGCGACATACGCACTATTTGCCAAAGTGGCAGTAAACGCAGCATCGATTCTGATCATCGTAGCAGCAGCAAGTGGTTTTGCGTCACTGATCAGTCTATCTGGTGTGTCGACCATGGTTGCTGACTTTATGGCTGGCATTACGAGTAACCCTTACTTGCTGTTTGCCATCATCAACGTACTGCTATTTATCATCGGCATGTTCCTTGATGCGGGCCCAGCTATCCTGATCTTCGCTCCAATTTTCGCGCCAATCATGACGGCTGCGGGTATCGACCCAGTTCACTTTGGTGTGGTGATGTGTGCAAACCTTTCAATCGGTTTGGCAACTCCTCCAATGGGTCTAGTACTGTTCGTCGCATCAGGTGTATCGAAAATTTCAGTGTCAGAAATCTCTAAGAAAATCATTCCATTCCTAATCGTTGAAATGGCAATCATCTTCCTGATTTCATTCTTCCCATCACTGGTAATCGGCCTACCTAAACTGGCTGGCATTATGTAA